A region of the Dreissena polymorpha isolate Duluth1 chromosome 6, UMN_Dpol_1.0, whole genome shotgun sequence genome:
TATGAATGAGGTATAAACTGCATACTAAAAAATGACTAGAAAAATTTAGGTTTATACTTGAGAAGTTTGGAAAGTGCCTCTTTCTTGCCAtcagttttctgttttgtttcatTATCCAAAGACAAATGAGCACCCACTTTTAAGCCGGTTGAATCATGATTTCCATGGATATCCTTGGTATTGCTTGGAACGTCAGTGTTGTTTCTTGGCAACACTTTCCCTGCAGACATGTGACACTTCTCATCCAATGATTGTAAATTGCAGCTATCTGCTGGGGCCTTTTCTACAAGTCTTTCTGTTTTTGAACCCGTATTTGAGTCTAAACGTCCTTTTTCTGATGCAGCACGTTTAGATTTACCTGAGAAAGTTTTGATAGCTGCCTTTTGATTGACAAAAGAATTTACATTATGTGGATTTTGAGTTTTTGTGACATCCGAGCTATCTTCGTTTTCTATTTTCAGGATCTCAGGCTCTGCGTATTGTTTCCCTATATGCAACTGAGGTTCTTTAAATGAAGCCAGCTTTGATGGGCTAATATTGCTTTGGCTGCTAACATGTGACTCAAGCTTGGGCAGGGCATCAAAACCCTGCCcactaattctacatgtgttgaTTGATTCCTCTTTGCAATCATGACCATCCAACAATGATCTCGTATCAAACACACAGCTGCATTGAAGACACACAAACGCTTGCAGTTTAGTAATTTTAGTCGCTGAAACACTTCCTTTGGGCACAGGGGCAGACCGTTTGTCCCCCTTTTGATGGCTCATGATATGCTCCGATAAATCTTCTGCATTTTTGAAAGACCTTGAACAAAGACCACATATAAAACTGGCATCATCTGTAACTTTAACCTCAGTAACTGAGTTCTTATGTATTCTCCCATGAATGTTTAGAAGAACAGCAGATTCAAACTTAATGGAACACACATTGCAGTGGAACTCCTCTTTATCATCTGAGACTATTTCAATTGCACTGTCATAGATTTTCTTAGTGCTGTCTTCATCTTTTGTTTCAAATTCtatgtttgcattttttgtttcaatgttcACTATTTCAACGTCTTTATTCTTTGAGTTTTGGCATTGTTTGCCCTTGTGATCCAAGTCAGATAATGACTGTATAACTGAAGTAGAGCTTCCAGCAGAAGCATGAGAATTCATATGTTTTGCCAATGAGTAAAGATTACTAAAaccttttaaacattttttgcatGTATACATACCCTTCTTAGAATTACCAACTTTGAAATGTACATCATTAATGACTTCATCTTGACTACATTCCTCATCACCTGTCTGATCTGCCTTTTCAGACTTATTTTCAGAGGCAAATCTGGATATTCCAGCAGTGTGTTTTCTTGCTGTTGTTAGATTTTTCATTCCAAGAGCAGTCCTTTCATCTGTCGATTTTGTTTTAGCACTTTTCCCCCCAGAAAGTACCTCACTGTCTAAAGCTTTCTTGGATCTCATCTTATTCTTATGAACTTTTTGTTCATCTGCCAGATTAGTTTTAGTGCTTTTTTTCCTAGAACTCATCTCACTGTCTAAGGCTTTCTTGGATCTCAACTTATCCTCATCAACTCTTTGTTCACTTTCAGATTCATCATCCAACTCAGACATCTCCGCCACACAGGTCATGGCTGATCTTGCTAAAGCTTCGATCTTTGCCTTTCTGACTGGCCTTTTGCTACCACTTGAAGCCGAACCATTGAAAGCAGAATATACTGGCTTTAACTGCCCACCCACAAATTCATATTCAGAACCTGTATCAGATGAAATGTCACCATTTGAGGAAGAATCATTGTCAGAAATCTGAAACTCTTCAGCTTTCTCTCCCAATTCTATCTGGCAACTTTGTTGGGTTTTTGAAAGTGTTTTTTGACATTCAATTTGCCCTGGATCATATTTCTGTTCAGAAATGACTAATTCTGGTGGCAGGGTCACAGTTTCAATTActtttcttcttttattttttGTCTCCAGAGATCCCTCGGTCTTCGCAACCATGGTTTTTGACTTACCAGTGTTTATGGCATTGCATTTATTGAACACTTTATTGGTTTCAATAGCactattttcatcacttgattctGAATCAGTCTTAATATCGATACTTGTGTCTGACAAATGGCACAATTTGCGTTTTTTCCCCTTCGTTTTCACTGCTTGAACCTTAGAACTTAAGTTCTTTCTCAGTTTATTCTTACCACCTTTTAAATGCTGTTTTTCACTCAGAGTTTGCATACATAAGTTTTTAGGCTTATTTCTACTACTATTTATAAGACACTCTTCAGCAACAGGCTGTGAAGAAAGGTTACACTTTGACGGTGGCACTAAATTTGATAGAAATGAtccactttcaacagtttttcgCCTTTTCCACTTAAAGGCAACATTTGATCTTTGAAGTGACTGAAGTTTCCTCTGTGTTGCCTCTTTGTTTCTTTGTAATATTTCTTGCAGATAGTCCTTTGGAGTATCTTTGTGAACATTTTTAGGACTACTGTTGTAAACACTTTTCTCTGTATCTAACTGAGGTGATGTTTGTAAACTGGCACCATGTTTTGTTAATGATTTCAACTCTCCAGATGTAATAACACCCTTTGGTTGGGGTGGTGGTAATGTTTTTTTGAAATTGTGATTTTCACACACACTTTCCTCAATTTTCTTCAAATACTCAGTCACACTTTTCACATGTTGTGCATCATTCACTTGACTAAAAGTTTCAATGGTTTGAGAAGAAATCCGATCAGTAATCGTCTTATCTTCAAGTTTTGCATTATAAGAAGCCTTCGTAGCATCATAAAAAACAGCACTTTCTGATGCAGCTTCAACTTTATAAAAACTTGCATGATTTTCATTGCCAACAACACTAGCTTTGGAAGCAATGGAGGTGGTTTCATAGGCAACAACACCGGCTTGAGAAACACTGACACCATTTTCAATCCCAACAACAATGGCTTCAGAAACACTGACACCATTTTCAATCCCAACAACAATGGCTTCAGAAACACTGGCACTATTGGAAACAACTCCGGCTTTAAGAAGTTCATCCTCTAAGTCAATATCAATCTCTTCGTAACCTTCCAAGTCTGATTCTGAACAAGATGCATCAGTTTCTGACCAGCCTTCTGAATCATCCACCTCACTCTCATCTCTTCCCATCAAGTTTTCTTTCAGTACACCTTGTGACGAACTCATCTTCTGTGCAATTATTTGTGAAATGTGTCCCAGGATTACATAAAACATAATGGGAAAAGtcatcaaatgtttgttaaaactaACTCATTTTCTGTTAATAATTTCCTGTAAGTGTCCCAGATTTACGTAAAACATACTGGGAAAATTCATCAAATGTTTGTTcagatattttcaatttttactttCTGACTCAATTCTACAATGTTTTCAAACTGCATGAATGCTTAATATCTCTCttgaaaatattttgatgttCATGTGTATTGTTATGCAATTATCAACaaactttatttatattatataaagttTGTTATGTAATACCACTTTTAGGTGTTGTTCTGCACTGACAGCACTTATAGCTAGGCAAAGAAGCTCACTCTGTTCATCACATTCTCTGCTAAATACTCCGCTGCTTCTGAAAGCAAACCAGAATTATCAGATGGGAAGTGCTCTGTgacaaaggggtttaatgcatgtgcataaagtggtgttccagattagcctgtgaagtttgcacaggctaatcagggacgacactttccatttttatgatatttttcgtttcaagaaagtctactcttagcaaaaatcaagtttaggtggaaaggtttgtccctgtttagcctgtgctgactgcacaggttaatctgggacaaaactttatgcacatgcattaaacccccttttcagagagtgcggctcatataatttattaagttattaaataaCAACTGTATATTAATCTACATGTAACTGGAGTAAAATGCAgaagcataaaacaaaaaaaagaatttcGGCAAAGCTGTTAATCTATTCAATAAAAGATATGTGGCCAGTAAAAATAACTTCCTGCTAGTGATTTTGTTAAACAACCAGTCAGAATGGACTAGTGACTGTGCTCTAAACAAATACTGTAAAGACTGTCTTTTAAACCCCAATGTGACTGTGACTTCTAAGTGTAACCTTTACCCTTGATTTACTTACTACAGAAAAAATCTGACTAAAAGCATTACAGTACATGTATCT
Encoded here:
- the LOC127834816 gene encoding uncharacterized protein LOC127834816, with product MTFPIMFYVILGHISQIIAQKMSSSQGVLKENLMGRDESEVDDSEGWSETDASCSESDLEGYEEIDIDLEDELLKAGVVSNSASVSEAIVVGIENGVSVSEAIVVGIENGVSVSQAGVVAYETTSIASKASVVGNENHASFYKVEAASESAVFYDATKASYNAKLEDKTITDRISSQTIETFSQVNDAQHVKSVTEYLKKIEESVCENHNFKKTLPPPQPKGVITSGELKSLTKHGASLQTSPQLDTEKSVYNSSPKNVHKDTPKDYLQEILQRNKEATQRKLQSLQRSNVAFKWKRRKTVESGSFLSNLVPPSKCNLSSQPVAEECLINSSRNKPKNLCMQTLSEKQHLKGGKNKLRKNLSSKVQAVKTKGKKRKLCHLSDTSIDIKTDSESSDENSAIETNKVFNKCNAINTGKSKTMVAKTEGSLETKNKRRKVIETVTLPPELVISEQKYDPGQIECQKTLSKTQQSCQIELGEKAEEFQISDNDSSSNGDISSDTGSEYEFVGGQLKPVYSAFNGSASSGSKRPVRKAKIEALARSAMTCVAEMSELDDESESEQRVDEDKLRSKKALDSEMSSRKKSTKTNLADEQKVHKNKMRSKKALDSEVLSGGKSAKTKSTDERTALGMKNLTTARKHTAGISRFASENKSEKADQTGDEECSQDEVINDVHFKVGNSKKGMYTCKKCLKGFSNLYSLAKHMNSHASAGSSTSVIQSLSDLDHKGKQCQNSKNKDVEIVNIETKNANIEFETKDEDSTKKIYDSAIEIVSDDKEEFHCNVCSIKFESAVLLNIHGRIHKNSVTEVKVTDDASFICGLCSRSFKNAEDLSEHIMSHQKGDKRSAPVPKGSVSATKITKLQAFVCLQCSCVFDTRSLLDGHDCKEESINTCRISGQGFDALPKLESHVSSQSNISPSKLASFKEPQLHIGKQYAEPEILKIENEDSSDVTKTQNPHNVNSFVNQKAAIKTFSGKSKRAASEKGRLDSNTGSKTERLVEKAPADSCNLQSLDEKCHMSAGKVLPRNNTDVPSNTKDIHGNHDSTGLKVGAHLSLDNETKQKTDGKKEALSKLLKNSADDILADENFPASLVIHKLLSYLPLNIVDKVVKGQ